ATAAGAAACAAAAACAGACTGGTTAAGGAAATTGTTCAGAGCAAGGAATTGATGATTCTATTGGCTTACTCGACAACCAGAGATTTAGATGCCAAGGAAAAGAAAAAAGTAAAAAAACAGCTTTTAGATATTTGTAAAACGATTCCGTCACTGACTATATTTTTACTTCCGGGTGGGAGTTTATTATTACCGATCTTAATAAAGTTTATTCCAACAATGCTGCCATCAGCTTTCAATGAAAATCTAGACGAAAACGAATAAAAAAAATCGCCCTTTTGAGGCGATTTTTATTTTTATGATTATAGGTCTAATTGGTAAACCTCATCAAGTTCTTCATTCGAAGCAATATTAACATTCAAATCGGTTACAAAACCAGAATTCAATCCGTAAACCCATCCATGAAGCATTAATTCCTGACCGTTTTTCCAAGCTCCTTGTACAATCGAAGTTTTTGCTAAGTTGTAAACCTGTTCTTTAGCATTGATTTCAACAAAAGCATTAAAACGCTCCGTTTCATCTGTAATTGAATTCAGATATTTATCATGTAAACGATATTCATCTTTAATATGACGAATCCAGTTGTCAATGATTCCAACAGATTGATTACCCATTGCGGCTTTTACACCACCACAACCGTAATGTCCGCAAACAATAACGTGTTTTACCTTTAGAACATTTACTGCATAATCAAGAACACTTAACATATTCATATCTGAGTGTACCACCATATTGGCAATATTACGGTGTACGAAAACCTCACCCGGCTTAGCACCAATAATTTCGTTTGCAGGAACACGGCTGTCAGAACATCCAATCCATAATAAAGGTGGTGTTTGACCTTTGGCTAAATCTGCAAAATAATTTGGGTCTAATGCTAATGATTTCTCAACCCATTGCTTATTGTTCTCTAATAACTGCTTATAAAACTCTCTCATTTTTTTGTTTTTTGAATGGTACTTCTGCATGTTTAAACATATCAAAAATAACTTTACTGTAAAGTTATCTAATTTTTAATACTTCTCACATACAAGAAATACCTTTAATTAATTTAATTTGTTTAAAATTTTTCTTTTACCGTTTCTTTTTTAACCAAAGCCCTTTTTGCAACATCATAATAATGCTCTATAGACACGTGATTATTAATATCCGGAGAATTTTCAAGCTCGTAAGCTTCTTTGAAACCTTTTAGTTTCACTTTAATGTTTTGATCAACGGCGCGTGTTTCCTTAAACTCGCGAATCAAATCCAGAACATCATGTGCAATATACTCTGTATCATGTGCATTGATGATTACTTTAGAGTTTTCAGGAATCTCGTTCAAAGTCAGTTTAATGGCAGCTTTGTTCAAGAATGAAACTTCCTGAGCTAAATCGATATGAATAACATCTCCGTCTTCATATTCTTCTTTTTTGAAACTGTAAGCTCTTTTCAGATTTCCTCTCAATACAAAAATAATACTGATGATAATTCCTAAAGCAACTCCTTTAAGTAAATCTGTTGCTACAACAAATACTAAAGTTGCAATAAATGGTACAAACTGATATTTTCCTTTTTCCCAGAAATGCAAGAAGGTTGCCGGTTTTGCTAATTTATATCCCACTAAAATCAACACGGTTGCCAAAGTTGCCAATGGAATCTTGTTTAAAAGTGCCGGAATTGCTAAAACACTTAATAACAAAAGTACTCCGTGAATAATAGCTGACATTTTAGATTTTGCTCCGGCATTATTATTAGCAGATGATCGAACCACAACAGAAGTCATTGGTAAACCACCTAAAAGTGAGCTCACAATATTACCAATACCCTGAGCTCTAAGCTCAACATTTGTATTGGTATAACGTTTTTGAACATCCATTCTATCAGCAGCTTCGATACATAATAATGTTTCGATAGAGGCAACAATGGCAATTGTTATCGCTACCACCCAAACCTGCGGATTTGTAACAGCAGCAAAGTTAGGTGTGATTAGAATAGATTTAAATTCATCAAAAGATTTTGGAACTGGCAATGAAACCAAGTGTTCTTTTGCAATTGCCAATGAACTTCCTGTAGAAACAAAAAATTCGTTTAAAGCTATACCGGCAATAACGGCTACTAATGCTCCCGGAACTAATTTTAATCGTTTCAAAAACGGAACTTTATCCCAGGAAATTAATATTGCAAGTGAAACCAATGATATAATTACGGCTCCTAATTGAATGTGGTTTAAAACATTGAATAAAAACGAAAATGAATTACTTCCGTCATTTTGTAAAAATGCCTGATCACCCTCAAAATCTGCATCATAACCAAAAGCATGAGGCAATTGTTTTAAGATAATGATGATCCCGATACCGGCTAACATTCCCTCAATTACATTTGTTGGAAAATAATTTGAGATACTTCCGGCTCTTAAAAACCCTAATGCTAATTGAATTAGTCCTGCGATAAAAACAGACATTAAAAACACATCAAAAGCACCAAAATCAGTAATAGCTGTTAAAATAATCGCTGTTAATCCAGCCGCTGGCCCAGATACACTTATGTGCGATTGGCTTAAATAACCTACCACAATACCACCAATAACACCTGAGATAATTCCAGAAAATAAAGGCGCTCCAGAAGCCATTGCAATACCTAAACACAACGGAAGAGCCACCAAGAAAACCACTAAACCTGAAGCAAAATCAGATTTAAGGTTAGCAAAAAGATTGATTTTTTTTGTCATAACACAATACTAAAAAAATTATTCATTAAAGATTCACCACATTTATTCAAAAATGCGGTTTAGTTCAAAATAATCGGAAGTATTATGCCAAGTTTGGAGGTGGAGCAAAAATGCTCGGTGAAATATTGTCTAGTTTTACAATATTTTCAGACACGATGGTCTTTTTTTCAATATAAACCGGCATTACAACTTCATGCTGAAGTATTGCCGGATAAACGGCAGCCTTAAGTTCTTTATGCGAGTGCTCTTCTTCAGAAAAACTGAAAAACATAGACGTATCATTGCTCTTCTTAAATACCGTTACAATAGTTGGGGTAGCTAAGAAAGCAACAAATATGAATAATAATATGCGAGCGATTAATTTCATTGAGGCAAAAATAGTGTTAAACTGATAAAATCAAAGCCTGAGGGCAAAAAATTTATACAAATTTAACAATCATAAAAAAACAGAATGAAAGCAAGCCAACATTCTGTTTATATCTCATTCATAAACAATTATTTACAGTTCTTCTTCTAACCAGGCATTCATCATCCAGATGGTTTTTTCCTGCTCTGCAATGAAGTCACTCATCATAGAATTTGTCCCTTCGTCGTTAATTTCGTCAGATTGTTTTAGAATTCCTCTTTCTATTTTTAATAAATCAGCCAAAGAATGAACAATTAAATGAACAGCTTTTTCATCGTTTGAAATGTTTTTTCCAACCACCAATTTGTTGTTTTTAATATAATCATCAAATGTATGCAAAGGTGTTCCACCTATTGTCAGAACTCTTTCGGCAATCATATCAATTTTTAATTGTGCATCTGTATATAATTCTTCAAATTTTACGTGTAAATCAAAAAAACGTTTTCCACGAATATTCCAGTGTATCCCTCTTAAGTTTTGATAATATACCTGAAAATTTGACAATAGTACATTTAGTTCTTTTACTAACAATTCAGACTCTTTTACAGGTAATCCTAAAATATTTGTTTTCATAATTATCATTTTATAATAAGTTTACTACAAATCTAAAACAACTTCTTAAAAAATATTATAAAAAAAAATTATATTTTCTTATTTTTGCATCAAAAAATACTATCAAAATGACTATAACTCAATTACAATATGTATTAGCCGTTGCCGAGCATAAAAATTTCACCCTTGCTGCTGAAAAATGTTTTGTTACTCAGCCTACATTAAGCATGCAAATTCAAAAAATTGAAGAAGAACTCAATATTTTGATCTTCGACAGAAGTAAAAAACCTATTCAACTTACTGATATTGGTCAGAAAATTGTCAATCAAGCCAAAAATATTGTAAATGAAGCCGACAGGATTAAAGACATTGTAGAACAGCAAAAAGGTTTTATTGGCGGAGAATTTCGTTTAGGAATTATCCCAACCATTATGCCTACGCTTTTACCAATGTTTTTGAATAATTTTATCAAAAAGTATCCAAAAGTGAAACTCTTAATCGAAGAGTTAAACACGGATGAAATTATTGTGAAGTTAAAAAACGGTCATCTTGATGCTGCTATTGCTGCGACTCCGCTTGAAGATGAAAAAATAAAAGAAATCGTTTTGTATTTTGAACCTTTCGTAGCTTACATACCGGAGCATCATGCGAGCTTTCAGAAAGATGAAATTGAAGTTGCTGATTTAAATATCAATGAGATTTTGCTTTTGCAGGATGGACATTGCTTTAGAGACGGAATCTTGAATTTATGCAAAAACGGTACTGATATCGAACAAAATAATTTTCAGATTCAAAGTGGAAGCTTTGAAACTTTAATAAAATTGGCCGACGAAGGTCTGGGCACAACGTTACTTCCGTACTTGCACACCTTAGACTTAAAAGAGTCTGACAAACTGAAACTACGTAACTTTAAGGAACCAAAACCTGCTCGTGAGGTAAGTTTAATTTACCCTAAAAGCGAATTAAAAATGCAAATCATTGACGCACTAAGATCGACAATTGCCGGAGTTGTAAAAGGAGCAATTGTTTTTCAGAACGTTCAAATCATTAGT
Above is a genomic segment from uncultured Flavobacterium sp. containing:
- a CDS encoding LysR substrate-binding domain-containing protein, which codes for MTITQLQYVLAVAEHKNFTLAAEKCFVTQPTLSMQIQKIEEELNILIFDRSKKPIQLTDIGQKIVNQAKNIVNEADRIKDIVEQQKGFIGGEFRLGIIPTIMPTLLPMFLNNFIKKYPKVKLLIEELNTDEIIVKLKNGHLDAAIAATPLEDEKIKEIVLYFEPFVAYIPEHHASFQKDEIEVADLNINEILLLQDGHCFRDGILNLCKNGTDIEQNNFQIQSGSFETLIKLADEGLGTTLLPYLHTLDLKESDKLKLRNFKEPKPAREVSLIYPKSELKMQIIDALRSTIAGVVKGAIVFQNVQIISPLLQKK
- a CDS encoding Dps family protein produces the protein MKTNILGLPVKESELLVKELNVLLSNFQVYYQNLRGIHWNIRGKRFFDLHVKFEELYTDAQLKIDMIAERVLTIGGTPLHTFDDYIKNNKLVVGKNISNDEKAVHLIVHSLADLLKIERGILKQSDEINDEGTNSMMSDFIAEQEKTIWMMNAWLEEEL
- the can gene encoding carbonate dehydratase, whose protein sequence is MREFYKQLLENNKQWVEKSLALDPNYFADLAKGQTPPLLWIGCSDSRVPANEIIGAKPGEVFVHRNIANMVVHSDMNMLSVLDYAVNVLKVKHVIVCGHYGCGGVKAAMGNQSVGIIDNWIRHIKDEYRLHDKYLNSITDETERFNAFVEINAKEQVYNLAKTSIVQGAWKNGQELMLHGWVYGLNSGFVTDLNVNIASNEELDEVYQLDL
- a CDS encoding SulP family inorganic anion transporter; the protein is MTKKINLFANLKSDFASGLVVFLVALPLCLGIAMASGAPLFSGIISGVIGGIVVGYLSQSHISVSGPAAGLTAIILTAITDFGAFDVFLMSVFIAGLIQLALGFLRAGSISNYFPTNVIEGMLAGIGIIIILKQLPHAFGYDADFEGDQAFLQNDGSNSFSFLFNVLNHIQLGAVIISLVSLAILISWDKVPFLKRLKLVPGALVAVIAGIALNEFFVSTGSSLAIAKEHLVSLPVPKSFDEFKSILITPNFAAVTNPQVWVVAITIAIVASIETLLCIEAADRMDVQKRYTNTNVELRAQGIGNIVSSLLGGLPMTSVVVRSSANNNAGAKSKMSAIIHGVLLLLSVLAIPALLNKIPLATLATVLILVGYKLAKPATFLHFWEKGKYQFVPFIATLVFVVATDLLKGVALGIIISIIFVLRGNLKRAYSFKKEEYEDGDVIHIDLAQEVSFLNKAAIKLTLNEIPENSKVIINAHDTEYIAHDVLDLIREFKETRAVDQNIKVKLKGFKEAYELENSPDINNHVSIEHYYDVAKRALVKKETVKEKF